In one Nocardioides luteus genomic region, the following are encoded:
- a CDS encoding sugar phosphate isomerase/epimerase family protein — protein MTTTSTLRFGYGTNGMHSHRLEDALTVLADLGYDGVALTLDHLHLDPYRPNLAGRVAQIGDRLDELGMSVVVETGARYILDPFRKHHPTLLHPAPEASRRVDYLHRAVEVAADLGAEAVSFWSGSLPEGVDEDRAWGRLCDGVWRVLDLAQRRGVVCAVEPEPGHFIDTLDALLELRRRLDDPELLRVTLDLGHVVCNEPRGMAETIRRAGPLLANVQVDDMVEGVHEHLELGTGEVDFTAALGTLVEIGYTGLASLELPRQSHAAPVVAERSLAFLRETLAALPHTEEVRA, from the coding sequence ATGACCACGACCAGCACGCTGCGGTTCGGCTACGGCACCAACGGCATGCACAGCCACCGGCTCGAGGACGCCCTGACGGTCCTGGCCGACCTGGGCTACGACGGTGTCGCGCTCACCCTCGACCACCTCCACCTCGACCCCTACCGGCCGAACCTTGCGGGCCGGGTGGCGCAGATCGGCGACCGGCTGGACGAGCTCGGCATGTCCGTCGTGGTCGAGACCGGCGCCCGCTACATCCTCGATCCGTTCCGCAAGCACCATCCGACCCTGCTCCACCCGGCTCCGGAGGCGAGCCGCCGGGTCGACTACCTGCACCGCGCGGTCGAGGTCGCCGCAGACCTCGGCGCGGAGGCGGTCTCGTTCTGGTCGGGCAGCCTGCCGGAGGGCGTCGACGAGGACCGGGCCTGGGGCCGTCTGTGCGACGGCGTCTGGCGGGTCCTCGACCTCGCCCAGCGTCGCGGCGTCGTGTGCGCCGTCGAGCCCGAGCCCGGGCACTTCATCGACACCCTCGACGCCCTTCTCGAGCTGCGCCGCCGGCTCGACGACCCCGAGCTGCTCCGGGTCACCCTCGACCTCGGACACGTCGTCTGCAACGAGCCGCGGGGGATGGCCGAGACCATCCGCCGGGCCGGTCCGCTGCTGGCCAACGTGCAGGTCGACGACATGGTCGAGGGCGTCCACGAGCACCTCGAGCTCGGCACCGGCGAGGTCGACTTCACCGCCGCGCTCGGCACCCTCGTCGAGATCGGCTACACCGGGCTCGCCTCGCTCGAGCTGCCCCGGCAGTCCCACGCCGCCCCGGTCGTCGCCGAACGCTCCCTGGCGTTCCTGCGCGAGACGCTGGCGGCGCTCCCACACACCGA
- a CDS encoding SCO3242 family prenyltransferase yields MTPRARAFAELVRLPAALTVPGDTLAGAAAAGPLRARSVAMPAASVALYWAGMALNDWADRDLDAVERPERPIPSGRVSPRQALGAAVGLTAAGVGLAALAGGRPAAATAAALAGAVWAYDTVLKDTPAGPFAMAAARGLDVLLGASAAGRTRAGLVPAGLLAAHTAGVTLLSRGEVHGTRPLTAGLAGGVTVATAAMAAGHGRAALPVALAATYAGSVGSAQLAAVSSPDAGTVRRATGAGIRGMIPLQAALIARRSPLAALGLLAAGPIVRAASKVVSPT; encoded by the coding sequence ATGACGCCTCGCGCCCGAGCCTTCGCCGAGCTGGTCCGGCTGCCGGCCGCCCTCACCGTGCCGGGCGACACCCTGGCCGGGGCGGCCGCGGCCGGCCCGCTGCGGGCCCGGTCGGTCGCCATGCCGGCCGCGTCGGTGGCGCTCTACTGGGCCGGGATGGCGCTCAACGACTGGGCCGACCGCGACCTCGACGCCGTCGAGCGACCGGAGCGGCCGATCCCATCGGGCCGGGTCAGCCCCCGCCAGGCGCTGGGGGCGGCCGTCGGGCTGACCGCGGCGGGCGTCGGGCTGGCCGCGCTCGCCGGAGGCCGTCCGGCCGCCGCCACGGCGGCGGCCCTGGCCGGTGCGGTGTGGGCCTACGACACCGTCCTCAAGGACACCCCGGCCGGACCGTTCGCGATGGCCGCGGCACGAGGTCTCGACGTGCTCCTCGGGGCGAGTGCTGCCGGACGTACGCGGGCCGGGCTCGTCCCGGCCGGCCTGCTCGCCGCGCACACCGCAGGGGTCACCCTGCTCAGCCGGGGCGAGGTCCACGGCACCCGGCCCCTCACCGCGGGGCTCGCCGGTGGCGTCACGGTCGCGACCGCGGCCATGGCGGCCGGGCACGGGCGGGCGGCGCTTCCCGTCGCCCTCGCCGCGACGTACGCAGGCAGTGTCGGCTCCGCCCAGCTGGCCGCGGTCTCCTCGCCGGATGCCGGCACCGTCCGGCGGGCCACCGGCGCCGGGATCCGCGGGATGATCCCGCTGCAGGCTGCCCTGATCGCGCGTCGCTCGCCGCTGGCCGCGCTCGGGCTGCTGGCCGCAGGGCCGATCGTCAGGGCCGCCTCGAAGGTGGTGTCGCCGACATGA
- a CDS encoding inositol-3-phosphate synthase, with product MGSRVGVWLVGACGSVGVTTTVGALAVRTGLAGRVGLVAEQPEIAAAGLPSLDDLVIGGHDLCTEPLVKRAERLAAGGVLPAGILPAITGELEEVEGRLRTGYDPAAAEPQGVAVERLTADLVAFREENGLDRVVVVDVASTERPAEVIEGGPLADPDALDAALAAGESPLPASSVYVLAAYRAGCPVVSFTPSPGPRLPVLVTIAERAGLPWAGSDGKTGETLLKSALAPMFATRALQVNAWASYNMLGGGDGATLADPANAQSKLATKAQGLEAMLGHPVEGPMHIDYVPDHGDWKTAIDHVSFEGFLGVRMSLQFTWSGCDSALAAPLVLDLARLTLRAAEVGESGPLPFGFFFKDPAGSTEHRLGTQWDELVAWCSRVGQVGV from the coding sequence ATGGGCAGCAGAGTCGGCGTCTGGCTGGTCGGTGCCTGCGGCTCGGTGGGTGTCACCACGACGGTCGGCGCGCTGGCTGTGCGGACCGGGCTCGCCGGACGGGTCGGGCTGGTGGCCGAGCAGCCGGAGATCGCCGCTGCCGGGTTGCCCTCTCTCGACGATCTGGTGATCGGCGGGCACGATCTGTGCACCGAGCCGCTCGTGAAGCGGGCCGAGCGGCTCGCCGCGGGCGGTGTCCTCCCGGCCGGGATCCTGCCGGCGATCACGGGCGAGCTCGAGGAGGTCGAGGGGCGGCTGCGTACGGGCTATGACCCGGCGGCCGCCGAGCCGCAGGGTGTCGCCGTCGAACGGCTGACCGCCGATCTCGTCGCCTTCCGTGAGGAGAACGGGCTCGACCGGGTCGTCGTGGTGGACGTCGCGAGCACCGAGCGGCCGGCCGAGGTCATCGAGGGTGGGCCGCTGGCCGACCCCGATGCCCTCGACGCGGCCCTGGCAGCGGGGGAGTCGCCGCTGCCGGCCAGCTCGGTCTACGTCCTGGCCGCCTACCGGGCCGGCTGCCCGGTGGTCTCCTTCACGCCGAGCCCGGGGCCGCGGTTGCCGGTGCTCGTCACGATCGCCGAGCGGGCCGGCCTCCCGTGGGCCGGCTCCGACGGCAAGACCGGCGAGACGCTGCTGAAGTCGGCGCTGGCGCCGATGTTCGCGACGCGAGCGCTGCAGGTCAACGCCTGGGCGTCCTACAACATGCTCGGCGGCGGTGACGGTGCCACGCTCGCCGACCCGGCCAACGCGCAGAGCAAGCTGGCCACCAAGGCCCAGGGTCTGGAGGCGATGCTCGGCCACCCGGTGGAGGGGCCGATGCACATCGACTACGTGCCCGACCACGGCGACTGGAAGACCGCCATCGACCACGTCTCCTTCGAGGGGTTCCTCGGGGTGCGGATGTCGCTGCAGTTCACCTGGAGCGGCTGCGACTCGGCGCTGGCCGCGCCGCTGGTGCTCGACCTGGCCCGGCTCACCCTGCGGGCGGCCGAGGTGGGGGAGAGCGGACCGCTGCCGTTCGGGTTCTTCTTCAAGGACCCGGCCGGCTCCACCGAGCACCGGCTCGGTACGCAGTGGGACGAGCTGGTCGCGTGGTGCAGTCGCGTCGGTCAGGTGGGCGTATGA
- a CDS encoding ThuA domain-containing protein, with product MKYASRRFRTLIASIGLVAVAAMAPGLSPAPAASADSSDGSEGLGTYDVLVFSKTAGFRHGSIPNGIAAIQQLGAENGFTVTATEDAAVFNDGSLAEYEAVLWLSTTGDVLDAGQQAAFERYIQDGGGYVGVHAASDTEYNWPWYGGLVGAYFAGHPAQQTATVKVHARNTAATAELPKRWTRWDEWYSFRDRPADSIRVLADLDETSYNPGRFAMGDPHPIAWCHEYDGGRAFYTGMGHTNESFTEPAFLSHVLGGIQMVAGVAPFRCEAG from the coding sequence ATGAAGTACGCATCGAGAAGGTTCCGGACGCTGATCGCGAGCATCGGGCTGGTGGCCGTGGCCGCCATGGCCCCGGGCCTGTCGCCGGCACCGGCCGCGAGCGCCGACAGCTCCGACGGGAGCGAGGGGCTGGGGACGTACGACGTCCTGGTGTTCTCCAAGACCGCGGGGTTCCGGCACGGGTCCATCCCGAACGGCATCGCGGCGATCCAGCAGCTCGGGGCCGAGAACGGCTTCACGGTGACCGCCACCGAGGACGCGGCCGTGTTCAACGACGGCAGCCTGGCTGAGTACGAGGCGGTGCTCTGGCTCTCCACGACCGGCGACGTGCTGGACGCGGGGCAGCAGGCCGCGTTCGAGCGCTACATCCAGGACGGCGGCGGCTACGTGGGTGTCCACGCGGCCTCCGACACCGAGTACAACTGGCCGTGGTACGGCGGCCTCGTCGGCGCCTACTTCGCCGGACACCCCGCGCAGCAGACCGCGACCGTGAAGGTGCACGCGCGCAACACCGCGGCGACGGCCGAGCTGCCGAAGCGGTGGACGCGCTGGGACGAGTGGTACAGCTTCCGCGACCGTCCCGCCGACTCGATCCGTGTCCTCGCCGACCTCGACGAGACGAGCTACAACCCCGGCCGGTTCGCCATGGGTGACCCGCACCCGATCGCCTGGTGCCACGAGTACGACGGCGGGCGGGCGTTCTACACCGGGATGGGCCACACGAACGAGTCGTTCACCGAGCCGGCGTTCCTCTCCCACGTGCTCGGCGGCATCCAGATGGTCGCGGGGGTCGCCCCGTTCCGCTGTGAGGCGGGCTGA
- a CDS encoding Gfo/Idh/MocA family protein gives MTEQNATLGVGMIGYAFMGAAHSHAWRSAHRFFDLPLTPRMQVVCGRDATRVAEAATRFGWEESATDWREVIARDDVDLVDVCTPGDTHAEIAIAALAAGKHVLCEKPLANTVAEAERMAAAAAEAAERGVRAMVGFTYRRVPAVALARKLVADGRLGELHHVRAQYLQDWLADPETPLSWRLDKTKAGSGALGDIGAHVIDLTQHITGDRIREVSGMLETFVKERPVAEASSGLSATAGEGRGPVTVDDTAVFLARFAGGAIGSFEATRFATGRKNAIRIEINGSKGSLAFDFEDMNVLHFHDATLPDTEGGFRRIVVTEPEHPWLEGWWPPGHGLGYEHGFTHQVVDLVRALGEGAEPTPSFADGLQVQRVLAAVETSSDTRTWQEIPA, from the coding sequence ATGACCGAGCAGAACGCCACTCTCGGGGTGGGGATGATCGGGTACGCCTTCATGGGTGCCGCCCACTCCCACGCCTGGCGCAGCGCCCACCGCTTCTTCGACCTTCCCCTCACCCCCCGGATGCAGGTCGTCTGCGGCCGCGACGCCACTCGCGTGGCCGAGGCCGCCACCCGCTTCGGCTGGGAGGAGAGCGCCACCGACTGGCGCGAGGTGATCGCCCGTGACGACGTCGACCTGGTCGACGTGTGCACCCCCGGCGACACCCACGCGGAGATAGCGATCGCTGCCCTGGCGGCCGGCAAGCACGTGCTGTGCGAGAAGCCGCTGGCCAACACCGTGGCCGAGGCCGAGCGGATGGCCGCGGCCGCCGCCGAGGCCGCCGAGCGAGGGGTGCGCGCGATGGTGGGGTTCACCTACCGCCGGGTGCCTGCCGTCGCCCTGGCCCGGAAGCTGGTCGCCGACGGTCGTCTCGGAGAGCTCCACCACGTGCGGGCTCAGTACCTCCAGGACTGGCTCGCCGACCCGGAGACCCCGCTGAGCTGGCGGCTCGACAAGACCAAGGCCGGCTCGGGCGCGCTCGGCGACATCGGCGCCCACGTCATCGACCTGACCCAGCACATCACCGGAGACCGGATCCGCGAGGTCTCCGGGATGCTGGAGACCTTCGTCAAGGAGCGTCCGGTGGCCGAGGCCTCGTCCGGTCTCTCCGCCACCGCCGGCGAAGGTCGTGGCCCGGTCACCGTCGACGACACCGCGGTCTTCCTGGCCCGGTTCGCCGGGGGAGCGATCGGCTCGTTCGAGGCGACCCGCTTCGCCACCGGCCGCAAGAACGCGATCCGGATCGAGATCAACGGGTCGAAGGGCAGCCTGGCCTTCGACTTCGAGGACATGAACGTCCTGCACTTCCACGACGCGACCCTGCCGGACACCGAGGGCGGCTTCCGCCGGATCGTCGTCACCGAGCCCGAGCACCCGTGGCTGGAGGGCTGGTGGCCGCCCGGCCATGGCCTCGGCTACGAGCACGGCTTCACCCACCAGGTCGTCGACCTCGTCCGCGCGCTCGGTGAGGGGGCTGAGCCGACACCGTCGTTCGCCGACGGCCTCCAGGTCCAGCGCGTGCTCGCCGCCGTCGAGACCAGCTCCGACACCAGGACATGGCAGGAGATCCCTGCCTGA
- a CDS encoding substrate-binding domain-containing protein, which translates to MKLKSTARILVAGLSVLALSACISNTPEKSENVGGTSNAAAGSNDEKGDTVVIGFSAPAADHGWMGAISEQAKTAAEAYDDVDLRLAEGTNDVSLQISQVETFINDKVDAIVLLPFDGAAMTPVALKAMEAGIPVINVDREFNDPNAARVTVLGDNYGMGVSAGEYVCEQAGGKTDAVVAEIAGIDSLPLTQDRSKGFKDALAKCDLDVDNRVAADFTVEGGEKAASNLLQAAPKIDFLWNHDDDQGVGVLAAINNAGRDEFTMVGGAGSANAMREIQSDKGVLKATVIYPSTQAADGIKLARLLAQDKAMSDLVEVTVPRTIQLDAPVVTKDNVEEFLPTAFES; encoded by the coding sequence ATGAAACTGAAGTCCACAGCAAGAATCCTCGTCGCCGGGCTCTCGGTGCTGGCCCTGTCGGCCTGCATCAGCAACACCCCGGAGAAGTCCGAGAACGTCGGCGGTACGTCCAACGCCGCGGCCGGCTCCAACGACGAGAAGGGCGACACCGTCGTCATCGGCTTCTCGGCTCCCGCCGCCGACCACGGCTGGATGGGCGCGATCAGCGAGCAGGCCAAGACCGCCGCCGAGGCCTACGACGACGTCGACCTGCGCCTCGCGGAGGGCACCAACGACGTCAGCCTGCAGATCAGCCAGGTCGAGACCTTCATCAACGACAAGGTCGACGCCATCGTGCTGCTGCCCTTCGACGGCGCCGCGATGACGCCGGTCGCGCTCAAGGCGATGGAGGCGGGCATCCCGGTCATCAACGTCGACCGTGAGTTCAACGACCCCAACGCCGCGCGCGTCACCGTGCTCGGCGACAACTACGGCATGGGCGTCTCGGCCGGTGAGTACGTCTGCGAGCAGGCCGGCGGCAAGACGGACGCCGTCGTCGCCGAGATCGCCGGCATCGACTCCCTGCCGCTGACCCAGGACCGCAGCAAGGGCTTCAAGGACGCGCTGGCCAAGTGCGACCTCGACGTCGACAACCGGGTCGCCGCCGACTTCACCGTCGAGGGCGGCGAGAAGGCGGCCTCCAACCTGCTCCAGGCCGCGCCGAAGATCGACTTCCTGTGGAACCACGACGACGACCAGGGCGTCGGCGTCCTGGCCGCGATCAACAACGCCGGCCGTGACGAGTTCACCATGGTCGGCGGCGCGGGCTCGGCCAACGCGATGCGCGAGATCCAGTCGGACAAGGGCGTCCTCAAGGCGACGGTCATCTACCCCTCCACCCAGGCCGCCGACGGGATCAAGCTCGCCCGGCTCCTGGCCCAGGACAAGGCGATGTCCGACCTGGTCGAGGTGACCGTGCCGCGCACCATCCAGCTGGACGCGCCGGTCGTCACCAAGGACAACGTGGAGGAGTTCCTCCCCACGGCCTTCGAGTCCTGA
- a CDS encoding ABC transporter permease → MSDTPTDAAVTPADTARVEKEAANGRRAEPGGLSQLLRSAAGHNLGLVVALALLALVGVVSGGERFASVDNVMTILRLAAVIGVVSIGMTFVITGGGIDLSVGALVALASVWCTTLSTQAMANDIHWIFIVTTAVLVGAGAGLINGLLIAYGGVVPFIATLAMMASARGLAEIISARKTQIVSVPDFTAAFSRDILGISVLIWIFVIVAVTGWVLLNRTTFGRRTLAIGGNPEASRLAGINVRRHTVLLYVLLGLCCGIAAVMLVSRTTTGSATHGGGYELDAIAAVVIGGTLLTGGRGTIVGTVFGVLIFTTLTNVFVINNLSISAQVFTKGLIIVAAVLLQQRFARRPGS, encoded by the coding sequence ATGAGCGACACGCCCACAGACGCTGCTGTGACCCCGGCGGACACGGCCAGGGTCGAGAAGGAGGCGGCCAACGGCCGCCGGGCCGAGCCCGGTGGTCTCAGTCAGCTGCTGCGTAGCGCGGCGGGCCACAACCTCGGCCTGGTCGTGGCGCTGGCGCTGCTGGCCCTGGTCGGCGTCGTCTCCGGTGGCGAGCGGTTCGCCTCGGTCGACAACGTGATGACGATCCTGCGCCTCGCCGCGGTGATCGGCGTGGTCAGCATCGGGATGACGTTCGTCATCACCGGCGGCGGCATCGACCTCTCGGTGGGTGCGCTGGTCGCGCTCGCCTCGGTCTGGTGCACGACGCTGTCGACGCAGGCGATGGCCAACGACATCCACTGGATCTTCATCGTCACCACCGCCGTCCTGGTCGGCGCGGGCGCCGGCCTGATCAACGGGCTGCTGATCGCGTACGGGGGCGTGGTGCCGTTCATCGCAACCCTGGCGATGATGGCCAGCGCCCGCGGTCTGGCCGAGATCATCTCCGCGCGCAAGACCCAGATCGTCAGCGTGCCGGACTTCACCGCCGCGTTCTCCCGAGACATCCTGGGCATCTCGGTGCTGATCTGGATCTTCGTGATCGTCGCCGTGACCGGCTGGGTGCTGCTCAACCGCACCACCTTCGGCCGGCGCACTTTGGCCATCGGCGGCAACCCGGAGGCCTCGCGGCTGGCCGGCATCAACGTACGCCGCCACACGGTGCTCCTCTACGTGCTCCTCGGCCTCTGCTGCGGCATCGCCGCGGTCATGCTGGTCAGCCGCACCACGACCGGCAGTGCCACGCACGGCGGGGGATACGAGCTCGACGCCATCGCGGCGGTCGTCATCGGCGGCACCCTGCTGACCGGTGGGCGCGGCACCATCGTCGGCACCGTCTTCGGGGTGCTGATCTTCACGACCCTCACCAACGTGTTCGTGATCAACAACCTCTCGATCTCCGCCCAGGTCTTCACCAAGGGCCTGATCATCGTCGCCGCCGTGCTGCTGCAGCAGCGGTTCGCACGACGGCCAGGGTCATGA
- a CDS encoding sugar ABC transporter ATP-binding protein produces MTQTPTPSPDGPTAGTEGGGVLLEMSGIVKRFPGVLALGGVDLDVRAGEVHCLLGQNGAGKSTLIKVLSAAYQPDEGEILWEGEPVRLATPVAAMKLGISTIYQELDLVPGLTVTENIFLGHELATAGFSRRAEATQRVRTLLARLGHSEVDPNRLVGDLSPAGQQIVSMARALSHDTRLLILDEPSAVLDQEEVDNLFRVVRGLTAEGVAIIYISHRLEEIRQIGDRITVLKDGRTVATGLSVAETPTRELITLMTGREIEYVFPDRPTTRPGRDATPVLEASGLSGDRFHDVDLRVHAGEIVGLAGLVGSGRSEILETIYGARRSSAGTVTVNGRRLRRGSVRAAVAAGIGLAPEERKSQGLLLDQAVYRNVTVSSLSRFSKASFLDNGAERRAAEELSRSLDVRPAGVDRPVRNLSGGNQQKVVLARWLLRDCKVLLLDEPTRGVDVGARTEIYNLVRRLADEGVAVVVVSSEVEEVLGLADRVLVISEGSVVHEGPATEIDESKVLDLVMEGEVA; encoded by the coding sequence ATGACCCAGACCCCGACGCCGTCGCCCGACGGCCCCACCGCCGGCACGGAAGGGGGTGGCGTACTGCTGGAGATGAGCGGGATCGTGAAGCGGTTCCCCGGCGTGCTCGCCCTCGGCGGTGTCGACCTCGACGTCCGCGCCGGCGAGGTGCACTGCCTGCTCGGGCAGAACGGTGCCGGCAAGTCGACCCTGATCAAGGTGCTCTCGGCGGCGTACCAGCCCGACGAGGGGGAGATCCTCTGGGAGGGCGAGCCGGTCAGGCTGGCCACCCCGGTCGCCGCCATGAAGCTCGGCATCTCGACGATCTACCAGGAGCTCGACCTGGTGCCGGGGCTCACCGTGACCGAGAACATCTTCCTCGGCCACGAGCTCGCCACCGCCGGGTTCAGCCGCCGCGCCGAGGCGACCCAGCGGGTGCGTACGCTGCTGGCGCGGCTCGGCCACAGCGAGGTCGACCCGAACCGCCTGGTCGGTGACCTCTCGCCGGCCGGGCAGCAGATCGTCAGCATGGCGCGGGCTCTCTCCCACGACACCCGTCTGCTCATCCTCGACGAGCCGTCGGCGGTCCTCGACCAGGAGGAGGTCGACAACCTCTTCCGGGTGGTCCGCGGCCTCACCGCGGAGGGCGTCGCGATCATCTACATCTCCCACCGCCTCGAGGAGATCCGGCAGATCGGCGACCGGATCACGGTCCTCAAGGACGGCCGCACCGTGGCCACCGGGCTCTCCGTCGCGGAGACCCCGACCCGGGAGCTGATCACGCTCATGACCGGCCGCGAGATCGAGTACGTCTTCCCCGACCGCCCCACGACGCGACCCGGTCGGGACGCCACCCCGGTGCTCGAGGCCAGCGGCCTGTCCGGCGACCGCTTCCACGACGTCGACCTGCGCGTCCACGCCGGCGAGATCGTCGGCCTGGCCGGCCTGGTCGGCTCCGGCCGCTCGGAGATCCTCGAGACCATCTACGGCGCTCGCCGCTCCAGCGCCGGCACGGTCACCGTCAACGGCCGCCGGCTGCGCCGCGGCTCGGTCCGCGCCGCCGTGGCCGCCGGGATCGGGCTGGCTCCCGAGGAGCGCAAGAGCCAGGGGCTGCTGCTCGACCAGGCGGTCTACCGCAACGTGACCGTCTCGTCCCTGAGCAGGTTCTCCAAGGCCAGCTTCCTGGACAACGGCGCCGAGCGCCGTGCCGCCGAGGAGCTCAGTCGCTCGCTCGACGTACGTCCTGCCGGGGTGGACCGGCCGGTCCGCAACCTGTCCGGCGGGAACCAGCAGAAGGTCGTGCTCGCCCGGTGGCTGCTGCGCGACTGCAAGGTGCTGCTCCTCGACGAGCCCACCCGGGGCGTCGACGTCGGGGCACGCACCGAGATCTACAACCTCGTCCGCCGCCTGGCCGACGAAGGCGTCGCCGTGGTCGTGGTGTCCAGCGAGGTGGAGGAGGTGCTCGGTCTCGCCGACCGGGTCCTCGTCATCAGCGAGGGCTCCGTCGTCCACGAGGGACCCGCCACCGAGATCGACGAGTCGAAGGTCCTGGACCTCGTGATGGAAGGAGAGGTCGCATGA
- a CDS encoding ROK family transcriptional regulator: MRDADITVRVSATADPAAVRTARMGLLLRSLRDRGPRTRGRLAEETGLTRSVANGLVDELAELGLVCREDGDRRGAGRPGVQVRLVGRSVCGIGAEINVDHLAVVALDLAGTVIAEARRGIDGRNLPPEGVLAELAGLIADALAEARTAGATVAGITVGVAGLVDATTERVTLAPNLGWRDIDVVEDVRRRLAATPAEPVPPVRVANEANLAATAELDLTDDDRADMVVLYGEVGLGGAVVSGGRVAPGRHGWAGEIGHLPVDPRGRLCGCGRTGCWETVVGLRALLEAATDPDDPIRDPALTLEERLATLVERARLADGRTLAALDEVGTWLGTGAAVLVNTLNPGTVVLSGYYAVLGEWLRPAVEARLAADVLAPRAGGTRVAISVFGPTAAVRGGALVSLETVLSDPTVLADLPELHGGTR, translated from the coding sequence GTGCGCGACGCAGACATCACCGTGCGGGTCTCCGCCACCGCCGACCCGGCCGCCGTGCGGACCGCCCGCATGGGCCTGCTCCTGCGGTCGCTGCGCGACCGCGGCCCGCGCACGCGGGGGCGCCTGGCCGAGGAGACCGGGCTGACCCGGTCGGTCGCCAACGGCCTGGTCGACGAGCTCGCCGAGCTTGGGCTGGTCTGCCGCGAGGACGGCGACCGTCGTGGCGCCGGTCGCCCCGGCGTCCAGGTCCGGCTCGTCGGCCGCTCGGTGTGCGGGATCGGCGCGGAGATCAACGTCGACCACCTCGCCGTCGTCGCCCTCGACCTGGCCGGGACCGTGATCGCCGAGGCCCGCCGCGGCATCGACGGCCGGAACCTCCCGCCAGAGGGTGTGCTGGCCGAGCTCGCCGGCCTCATCGCCGATGCCCTCGCCGAGGCCCGGACCGCCGGCGCCACCGTCGCCGGCATCACCGTCGGGGTCGCCGGCCTCGTCGACGCCACCACCGAGCGGGTCACGCTCGCCCCCAACCTCGGCTGGCGCGACATCGACGTCGTCGAGGACGTACGCCGGCGGCTGGCCGCCACCCCTGCCGAGCCGGTGCCTCCGGTGCGCGTGGCCAACGAGGCCAACCTCGCGGCCACCGCCGAGCTCGACCTCACAGACGACGACCGCGCCGACATGGTGGTGCTCTACGGCGAGGTGGGCCTCGGCGGCGCGGTCGTCAGCGGCGGCCGGGTCGCGCCGGGCCGGCACGGCTGGGCAGGCGAGATCGGCCACCTCCCGGTCGACCCACGCGGCCGCCTCTGCGGCTGCGGCCGCACGGGCTGCTGGGAGACCGTGGTGGGTCTGCGGGCGCTGCTCGAGGCCGCCACCGACCCCGACGACCCGATCCGCGACCCGGCGCTGACCCTGGAGGAGCGGCTCGCCACCCTGGTCGAGCGGGCCCGGCTCGCCGACGGCCGCACCCTGGCCGCGCTGGACGAGGTCGGGACCTGGCTCGGGACCGGCGCCGCCGTCCTGGTCAACACGCTCAACCCCGGCACGGTCGTGCTCAGCGGCTACTACGCCGTCCTCGGCGAGTGGCTGCGGCCGGCGGTCGAGGCCCGGCTCGCCGCCGACGTCCTCGCGCCGCGCGCCGGCGGCACCCGGGTGGCGATCTCAGTCTTCGGCCCGACCGCCGCGGTCCGCGGCGGCGCACTGGTCTCCCTCGAGACGGTGCTCTCCGACCCCACCGTCCTCGCCGACCTGCCCGAACTGCACGGAGGAACCCGATGA